Proteins from a genomic interval of Symmachiella macrocystis:
- a CDS encoding DUF1501 domain-containing protein, translating to MDRREFLWRYGGGLGGIALASLLDRDGLLAETSSGRLEPIMHHPPRAKRVVQFYMSGAASQCDLFDYKPALLKKNGEPFDPGEKVELFQSSPGKVMQSPWKWRAHGECGKMISDIVPHIGSCADDIAFVHSMVAKSNIHGPATLMQATGFVLPGFPSAGSWVQYALGSLNDNLPAFVVLPDSRGFAPSGPQNWSAGFLPASYQGTMIRPSAKNPISDLFPPEAGYVTAAGDAAGQDVLAKLNQRHADQRPGDSRLSARIRSYELAAKLQVSAPQVLDITEETAATQKLYGVDQTETAEVGRNCLVARRMLERGVRFVQIWSGADNGHPRRNWDSHENVERDHGILGTSIDKPIAGLIKDLKQRGMLDDTIILWTTEFGRMPCSQGNVGRDHNPFGFTNWLAGGGIKGGVTYGATDEWSYKAVEDPAYCYDIHATLLHLLGIDHERLTFRHNGIDRRLTDVHGQVINKILA from the coding sequence ATTGATCGACGCGAATTTCTGTGGCGGTATGGCGGTGGACTGGGCGGGATTGCGCTGGCGTCGTTGCTGGATCGCGACGGGCTGTTAGCGGAAACTTCCAGCGGACGCCTCGAGCCGATCATGCATCATCCGCCGCGTGCGAAGCGGGTCGTGCAGTTTTATATGTCGGGTGCTGCCAGCCAATGCGATCTGTTCGACTACAAGCCCGCGCTGCTCAAGAAAAATGGCGAGCCGTTTGATCCCGGCGAAAAGGTTGAGCTGTTCCAATCCAGCCCCGGCAAAGTCATGCAGTCCCCTTGGAAGTGGCGGGCGCATGGTGAGTGCGGCAAGATGATCAGCGACATCGTCCCGCACATCGGCTCCTGCGCCGACGACATTGCCTTCGTGCATTCGATGGTCGCCAAATCCAACATTCACGGCCCTGCCACATTGATGCAGGCGACCGGTTTTGTACTCCCCGGATTTCCCAGCGCCGGATCGTGGGTCCAATACGCACTGGGGAGTCTAAACGACAATCTCCCCGCATTCGTCGTGCTGCCCGACAGTCGCGGTTTTGCGCCCTCAGGCCCGCAAAACTGGTCCGCTGGATTTTTGCCGGCATCGTATCAAGGCACCATGATTCGCCCCTCGGCCAAAAACCCAATCTCCGATTTGTTTCCTCCCGAAGCAGGCTACGTGACCGCCGCTGGCGATGCCGCCGGGCAAGACGTACTTGCCAAACTCAATCAACGACATGCGGACCAACGGCCGGGCGATTCGCGTTTATCGGCCCGCATTCGTTCCTACGAATTGGCAGCCAAGCTACAAGTCAGCGCTCCGCAAGTATTGGACATCACCGAAGAGACCGCAGCGACGCAAAAACTCTACGGCGTGGACCAAACCGAGACCGCTGAAGTCGGCCGAAATTGTCTCGTTGCCCGGCGGATGCTGGAACGAGGCGTGCGGTTCGTACAGATTTGGAGCGGAGCAGACAACGGGCATCCGCGACGGAATTGGGATTCCCACGAAAACGTCGAGCGGGACCATGGCATCCTGGGCACCAGCATCGACAAACCAATCGCCGGGCTCATCAAAGACCTCAAACAGCGCGGCATGCTGGATGATACGATTATCCTCTGGACCACGGAATTCGGTCGCATGCCTTGCAGCCAAGGCAACGTGGGCCGTGACCACAACCCCTTCGGCTTTACCAATTGGTTGGCCGGCGGCGGGATCAAAGGGGGCGTAACCTACGGAGCGACCGACGAATGGTCCTACAAAGCGGTCGAGGACCCGGCGTATTGTTACGACATCCATGCCACATTGTTGCACCTGCTAGGCATCGATCACGAGCGCCTCACCTTCCGCCACAACGGCATCGACCGCCGACTCACCGACGTCCACGGCCAAGTCATCAACAAAATCCTCGCCTAG